The following proteins come from a genomic window of Paramicrobacterium humi:
- a CDS encoding DEAD/DEAH box helicase, with translation MSSPELSPIPGPRIGTSAAEHLSPTFPERAAWGTVGKLRAWQQEAIDLYFQSEPRDFLAAATPGAGKTTFALRLAAELLARRTVDRVTVVAPTEHLKKQWADAASRAGIRLDPGFANRQGRYASHYHGVAVTYAQVAVRASLHRDITLSARTLVILDEVHHGGDALSWGDAIREAFEGATRRLSLTGTPFRSDTAPIPFVSYLPDKHGIRTSQTDYNYGYGRALADGVVRPVMFMVYAGHMRWRTKTGDEMEAKLGEDNTKDITSQAWRTALDPEGEWIPQVLSSADRRLSEVRQAIPDAGGLVIATDHFAARAYAQILHQITGEEPTVVLSDEKEASDRIEQFSKADSRWLVAVRMVSEGVDVPRLSVGVYATSSSTPLFFAQAIGRFVRSRRRGETASVFLPNVPQLMALASQMELERDHALDKKDTGASEGDLWNPEDAMVADANRPDKASDALMNEFSYQAISSDAQFDRVVYDGAEFGSYAQPETEEELDFIGLPGLLEPEQVHELLTQRHRRQARRIEARQKTLPPEQQEDNVPLYRTLKEQRSLLNSLVGLYAKNMNQPHGLVHAELRRVCGGPAVPQASVTQLQARIAFLRKKLGSGR, from the coding sequence GTGAGTAGTCCTGAATTGTCGCCGATCCCCGGCCCCCGCATCGGCACGTCAGCCGCAGAGCACCTCTCGCCGACGTTTCCCGAGCGCGCCGCGTGGGGAACGGTCGGGAAGCTGCGCGCCTGGCAGCAGGAGGCCATCGACCTGTACTTCCAGAGCGAACCGCGCGATTTTCTCGCCGCCGCGACCCCCGGAGCCGGGAAGACGACGTTCGCGCTGCGGCTCGCCGCCGAGCTGCTCGCCCGGCGCACCGTCGACCGCGTCACTGTCGTCGCCCCGACGGAGCACTTGAAGAAGCAGTGGGCGGATGCCGCCAGCCGGGCGGGCATCCGGCTCGATCCAGGATTCGCCAACCGCCAGGGCCGTTACGCGAGCCACTACCACGGCGTCGCCGTGACCTACGCACAGGTCGCCGTGCGCGCCTCGCTGCACCGCGACATCACCCTGTCGGCGCGCACCCTCGTCATCCTCGATGAGGTGCACCACGGCGGCGACGCCTTGAGCTGGGGCGACGCGATCCGCGAGGCCTTCGAGGGCGCCACGCGCCGGCTCTCGCTGACGGGAACGCCGTTCCGCTCCGACACGGCGCCGATCCCGTTCGTCAGCTATCTTCCCGACAAGCACGGCATCCGCACGTCGCAGACGGACTACAACTACGGCTACGGTCGAGCTCTCGCTGACGGCGTCGTCCGGCCCGTCATGTTCATGGTGTATGCGGGCCACATGCGCTGGCGCACGAAGACCGGCGACGAGATGGAGGCGAAGCTCGGCGAGGACAACACCAAGGACATCACTTCGCAAGCGTGGCGCACGGCCCTCGACCCGGAGGGGGAGTGGATTCCGCAAGTGCTCTCCTCCGCCGACCGGCGGCTCAGCGAGGTGCGCCAGGCCATCCCCGATGCAGGCGGCCTCGTCATCGCCACGGACCACTTCGCCGCCCGCGCGTACGCGCAGATCCTCCACCAGATCACGGGGGAGGAGCCCACCGTCGTGCTCTCCGACGAGAAGGAGGCGAGCGATCGCATCGAGCAGTTCTCGAAGGCAGACAGCCGCTGGCTCGTGGCCGTGCGCATGGTCTCCGAGGGCGTCGACGTGCCGCGGCTCTCGGTCGGCGTGTACGCGACGAGCTCGTCGACGCCGCTGTTCTTCGCGCAGGCCATCGGACGCTTCGTGCGGTCCCGCCGCCGCGGCGAGACAGCATCCGTGTTCCTGCCGAACGTGCCACAGCTCATGGCCCTCGCGAGCCAGATGGAGCTCGAACGCGACCACGCCCTGGACAAGAAGGACACGGGCGCGTCGGAGGGGGACCTGTGGAACCCCGAAGACGCGATGGTCGCGGACGCGAACCGACCCGACAAGGCCTCCGACGCGCTCATGAACGAGTTCAGCTATCAGGCGATCTCGTCCGATGCCCAGTTCGACAGGGTCGTGTACGACGGCGCAGAGTTCGGGTCGTACGCGCAGCCCGAGACGGAAGAGGAGCTCGACTTCATCGGGCTGCCGGGACTGCTTGAGCCGGAGCAGGTGCACGAACTGCTCACCCAGCGGCACCGCCGGCAGGCACGCCGCATCGAGGCGAGGCAGAAGACGCTGCCGCCCGAGCAGCAGGAGGACAACGTCCCCCTGTACCGCACGCTCAAGGAACAGCGGAGCCTGCTCAACAGCCTCGTCGGGCTCTACGCCAAGAACATGAACCAGCCGCACGGGCTCGTGCACGCCGAGCTGCGGCGCGTCTGCGGTGGGCCCGCAGTGCCGCAAGCGAGCGTCACGCAGCTGCAGGCGCGCATCGCGTTCCTGCGGAAGAAGCTCGGCAGCGGGCGCTGA
- a CDS encoding undecaprenyl-diphosphate phosphatase gives MDLINAIILGIVQGLTEFLPVSSSAHLRIVGEFLGTGADPGARFTAITQIGTEAAVVIFFWKDIVRIIGAWFKALGGKIPRNDPDARMGWLIIIGSVPIVVLGLLFQDAIETTLRSLWFTATTLIVFGILLGIADWVGAKRRKLDDLTYGHGVIYGFAQAMALIPGVSRSGGTITAGLFLGYSREAAARYAFLLAIPAVLGSGFYQVAKSIASPCEPGMTGCTPDIFGPLETLVATVVAFVIAIVVIAFFMKWISKHSFLPFVIYRILLGGALIVLLLTGVMTA, from the coding sequence GTGGACCTCATCAACGCGATCATCCTCGGCATCGTCCAGGGACTGACCGAATTCCTTCCCGTCTCCTCCAGCGCTCATCTGCGCATCGTCGGAGAGTTCCTCGGCACCGGCGCCGACCCTGGCGCCCGCTTCACGGCGATCACGCAGATCGGCACGGAGGCAGCCGTCGTGATCTTCTTCTGGAAGGACATCGTCCGCATCATCGGCGCCTGGTTCAAAGCGCTCGGCGGGAAGATCCCACGCAATGACCCTGATGCGAGGATGGGCTGGCTGATCATCATCGGCAGCGTCCCGATCGTCGTGCTCGGCCTTCTGTTCCAAGACGCGATCGAGACGACGCTTCGGTCCCTCTGGTTCACCGCAACCACGCTCATCGTGTTCGGCATCCTGCTCGGGATCGCCGACTGGGTCGGGGCGAAACGACGAAAGCTCGACGACCTGACCTACGGGCACGGCGTCATCTACGGTTTCGCGCAGGCGATGGCCCTCATCCCCGGCGTGTCCCGCTCGGGCGGCACCATCACGGCGGGCCTGTTCCTCGGCTACTCCCGGGAAGCTGCGGCGCGTTACGCGTTCCTGCTCGCGATCCCTGCGGTGCTCGGCAGCGGCTTCTACCAGGTGGCGAAGTCCATCGCGTCGCCGTGCGAGCCGGGCATGACCGGCTGCACTCCGGACATCTTCGGCCCGCTCGAGACCCTCGTCGCGACAGTCGTCGCCTTCGTCATCGCGATCGTCGTCATCGCGTTCTTCATGAAGTGGATCTCGAAGCACAGCTTCCTGCCGTTCGTGATCTACCGCATTCTGCTCGGCGGTGCGCTCATCGTGCTCCTGCTCACCGGCGTCATGACGGCGTAG
- a CDS encoding SGNH/GDSL hydrolase family protein translates to MSIQTDQHADAEPEDAAQRHPWSRYVALGDSFTEGIGDPEPTLPGGHRGWADRVAEVLSRGSNDFAYANLAVRGKLIRQIVDEQIEPALDLHPDLITISAGGNDVIRPGSDPDAISAQFDDAIRRLSADRATIVVFTGVDVGFSPVFRGIRGKVAIYNENIRAIADAYDCIVADQWALKPIQDARMFAPDRLHLNALGHHEVARMVLAALNVPNDLEPMKPEPLPEVSWRQARTEDLHWAREYLVPWVLRRIRHQSSGDFITAKRPTAAPFNVPVDPEA, encoded by the coding sequence GTGTCGATACAGACGGATCAGCATGCGGATGCCGAACCCGAAGACGCCGCCCAGCGGCACCCGTGGTCCCGGTATGTCGCGCTCGGCGACTCGTTCACGGAGGGCATCGGCGATCCAGAGCCCACGCTCCCCGGTGGACACCGGGGCTGGGCGGACCGGGTCGCCGAAGTGCTCAGCCGTGGTTCGAACGACTTCGCCTACGCCAACCTCGCCGTGCGTGGAAAGCTCATTCGGCAGATCGTCGACGAGCAGATCGAGCCGGCGCTCGACCTGCACCCCGATCTCATCACGATCTCCGCGGGCGGCAACGACGTCATCAGGCCGGGCTCGGACCCCGACGCGATCTCTGCCCAGTTCGACGACGCGATTCGCCGACTCAGCGCCGACCGGGCGACGATCGTCGTGTTCACGGGCGTCGACGTCGGCTTCTCCCCCGTGTTCCGCGGCATCCGCGGCAAGGTCGCGATCTACAACGAGAACATCCGTGCTATCGCCGACGCCTACGACTGCATCGTCGCCGACCAGTGGGCGCTCAAGCCCATCCAGGACGCGCGGATGTTCGCACCAGACCGGCTGCACCTCAACGCGCTCGGCCACCATGAGGTCGCGCGCATGGTTCTCGCGGCGCTCAACGTGCCGAACGACCTCGAGCCGATGAAGCCGGAGCCGCTGCCCGAGGTGAGCTGGCGGCAGGCGCGCACGGAGGACCTGCACTGGGCGCGGGAGTACCTCGTGCCGTGGGTGCTGCGCCGCATCCGGCACCAGTCCTCCGGCGACTTCATCACGGCCAAGCGACCCACCGCGGCGCCGTTCAACGTTCCGGTCGACCCGGAGGCGTAG
- a CDS encoding M20/M25/M40 family metallo-hydrolase, producing MPTHDDAAASGGERRSELDETALVTRDLIRFDTTNYGDGKSKGETEAAEYVEARLAGMGLAPQLFDSEPRRTSVVARVEGRDSSKRALVVHGHLDVVPADPENWSVDPFEGVVKDGMLWGRGAVDMKDMDAMILTSLEDILADGQPERDLVVAFFADEENGGIYGSHYLVDNHPELFAGATEAISEVGGYSIDVDGTRAYLLQTGEKCLVWLKLIARGTASHGSRVMHDNAITKLAEAVAKVGRTEWPVRLTDTTEQLTGRIAEILGADVREVAPQELILATGTAAGFLQASLRTTTNPTMLDAGYKHNVIPDTAEARIDIRAMPGEEDEIIAAITELVGPDIDVQISHRDVGLENPFAGELIDAVTASLGRHDPGAPVLPYLMPAGTDNKALSKLGITGYGFAPLRLPADMDFPGMFHGVDERVPLDALVFGRQVLTDLLRRY from the coding sequence ATGCCTACACATGACGATGCCGCGGCCAGCGGCGGCGAGCGCCGGTCGGAACTCGACGAGACGGCTCTTGTCACCCGCGATCTGATCCGCTTCGACACCACGAACTACGGCGACGGGAAGTCGAAGGGCGAGACCGAAGCCGCGGAGTACGTCGAGGCGCGACTGGCCGGCATGGGTCTCGCCCCGCAGCTGTTCGACTCCGAGCCGCGTCGCACTTCCGTCGTCGCCCGCGTCGAGGGGCGCGACTCCAGCAAGCGGGCGCTTGTGGTGCACGGTCACCTCGATGTCGTGCCCGCCGACCCGGAGAATTGGAGCGTCGACCCGTTCGAGGGCGTCGTGAAGGACGGCATGCTGTGGGGCCGCGGCGCTGTGGATATGAAGGACATGGATGCCATGATCCTGACGAGCCTCGAGGACATCCTCGCCGACGGGCAACCCGAGCGCGACCTCGTCGTCGCGTTCTTCGCCGACGAGGAGAACGGCGGGATCTACGGCTCCCACTACCTCGTCGACAACCACCCGGAGCTGTTCGCGGGCGCAACGGAAGCGATCAGCGAGGTGGGCGGCTACTCGATCGATGTCGACGGCACGCGTGCGTACCTGCTGCAGACGGGTGAGAAGTGCCTCGTCTGGCTGAAGCTCATCGCACGGGGAACCGCCTCGCACGGATCGCGGGTCATGCACGACAACGCCATCACCAAGCTCGCGGAGGCCGTCGCGAAGGTCGGCCGCACCGAATGGCCGGTCCGACTGACCGACACGACGGAACAGCTGACCGGTCGCATCGCCGAGATCCTCGGCGCGGATGTGCGAGAGGTCGCCCCGCAAGAGCTCATCCTCGCGACGGGAACCGCCGCGGGATTCCTGCAGGCGTCGCTGCGCACGACGACGAACCCCACGATGCTCGACGCGGGCTACAAGCACAACGTCATTCCCGACACGGCGGAAGCACGCATCGACATCCGTGCCATGCCGGGCGAGGAAGACGAGATCATCGCAGCGATAACCGAGCTAGTCGGCCCCGACATCGACGTACAGATCAGCCATCGCGACGTCGGTCTCGAGAACCCGTTCGCGGGCGAGCTCATCGACGCCGTCACCGCTTCGCTTGGCCGTCATGATCCGGGCGCTCCCGTGCTGCCCTATCTGATGCCGGCGGGAACCGACAACAAGGCGCTCTCGAAACTCGGCATCACCGGCTACGGCTTCGCGCCGCTCCGCCTGCCGGCCGACATGGACTTTCCCGGAATGTTCCACGGTGTTGACGAGCGCGTGCCACTCGACGCATTAGTCTTTGGCAGGCAGGTTCTCACCGACCTGCTGCGACGCTACTGA
- a CDS encoding TrmH family RNA methyltransferase — MHIRPITELNAPGLEDYSRLTDVALRRVLEPAGGLYLAESPKVIARAIAAGHVPRSVLLQQKWLDDVAPLLEPFPDVPVFVGDEAVLEQLTGYHMHRGALASMHRPPLASVADTISDGSRIVVLEDIVDHTNVGAIFRAVAGIGADAVLVGPRCADPLYRRSVRVSMGTVLQVPWTRMPSWAGGIADVKSAGFHVAALALTDDAVPLDEFSARNHDKLAIVMGAEGDGLSRTAIRSADTVVVIPMKHGVDSLNVASASAVALWELRRR, encoded by the coding sequence GTGCACATCCGACCGATCACCGAGCTCAACGCGCCAGGACTTGAGGACTATTCCCGGCTCACCGACGTCGCCCTCCGCCGGGTGCTCGAGCCCGCAGGCGGTCTGTACCTCGCGGAGTCGCCGAAGGTCATCGCGCGTGCCATCGCCGCGGGGCACGTGCCGCGCTCGGTGCTTCTGCAGCAGAAGTGGCTCGACGACGTCGCGCCGCTGCTCGAGCCGTTCCCGGACGTGCCGGTGTTCGTCGGCGACGAAGCGGTGCTCGAGCAGCTCACGGGCTACCACATGCACCGGGGCGCTCTCGCCTCGATGCACCGTCCGCCGCTCGCCTCCGTCGCCGACACCATCAGCGACGGGTCTCGCATCGTCGTGCTCGAGGACATCGTGGACCACACGAACGTCGGCGCCATCTTCCGGGCTGTAGCGGGAATCGGAGCCGACGCTGTTCTCGTGGGTCCACGCTGCGCCGACCCGCTCTACCGCCGCAGCGTGCGCGTCAGCATGGGCACTGTGCTGCAAGTGCCGTGGACGCGCATGCCGAGCTGGGCGGGCGGAATCGCCGACGTGAAGAGCGCCGGGTTCCACGTCGCCGCACTCGCGCTCACCGATGACGCCGTCCCGCTCGACGAGTTCTCGGCGCGGAACCACGACAAGCTCGCGATCGTGATGGGCGCAGAGGGCGACGGTCTCAGCCGCACGGCGATCCGCAGCGCCGACACCGTCGTCGTGATTCCCATGAAGCACGGCGTCGATTCGCTCAACGTCGCCTCGGCGAGCGCTGTCGCCCTGTGGGAGCTGCGCCGACGCTGA
- a CDS encoding DUF6226 family protein encodes MTEYARPYVEPMVFRDDSGAVIEHGNHWADRGGTPPEDSYSVVSHPERFAPLHTVATALIDHLASTYDVGVEEGHHVTLDLLHPPAADETVRAVRLTPCDDACAPVVIVLTDFPGVRVFAGVLFSAVYPSCGCNACDERWDTVADELEWETFAIAGGGLTEEVSEPRRAKWTYDSGHGFVKGMGQTVSYRLRALDGESERSGQSRAEDVPARMLASARAKLDAVTATSPGGNWLPWSTRR; translated from the coding sequence ATGACGGAGTATGCGCGGCCGTACGTCGAACCGATGGTGTTCCGAGACGATTCCGGAGCTGTCATCGAGCACGGCAATCATTGGGCGGACCGAGGTGGAACTCCGCCAGAGGACAGCTACTCCGTCGTGAGCCACCCGGAGCGATTCGCTCCGCTGCACACGGTGGCGACAGCGCTCATCGACCATCTCGCGTCCACGTATGACGTCGGAGTTGAAGAAGGACACCACGTCACTCTTGATCTGCTCCACCCTCCGGCGGCCGATGAGACCGTGCGAGCCGTGCGCTTGACGCCGTGCGATGACGCGTGCGCACCAGTGGTGATCGTGCTGACCGACTTTCCCGGAGTGCGCGTGTTTGCCGGTGTGCTCTTCAGCGCGGTCTATCCCTCGTGCGGTTGCAACGCCTGTGACGAGCGATGGGACACCGTCGCAGACGAGCTCGAATGGGAGACATTCGCGATTGCCGGCGGCGGCCTTACTGAAGAAGTGAGCGAACCTCGCCGCGCGAAATGGACCTACGACAGCGGCCACGGATTCGTGAAGGGCATGGGCCAGACGGTCTCCTACCGGCTGCGCGCCCTCGACGGAGAGTCGGAGAGAAGCGGCCAATCGCGGGCGGAAGACGTGCCTGCCCGGATGCTGGCGAGCGCCCGCGCGAAGCTCGATGCGGTGACGGCGACCAGTCCCGGCGGCAACTGGCTGCCCTGGTCGACACGACGCTGA
- the mshC gene encoding cysteine--1-D-myo-inosityl 2-amino-2-deoxy-alpha-D-glucopyranoside ligase encodes MQSWSRPVIPSVPGESSPPCLFDTATQSLVEARPGDVARIYVCGITPYDATHMGHAATYVAYDTLQRVWLDAGYDVHYAQNITDIDDPLLERAAVTGENWRELADSQIELFRADMESLAVIPPVDYVAVTEVIEPIGRAVKRMLENGTAYTVPTPESSEGEDVYFDIAAAERLSPWTLGEESGLDRAVMAELFAERGGDPDRDGKRDSLDPLVWRAAREGEPRWESAVGAGRPGWHIECSVIALMELGSDFTVQGGGSDLVFPHHEFSAAHAAALSGKPLARVYNHTGMVAYQGEKMSKSLGNLVRVSQLREEGVDPRVIRLAILAHHYRSDWEWFDSVLDASVERLQRWQDAFGASSTAGQDSASDVVDAVRAALRGDLDTPTALALIDGAAEAGVDHPALIADAVEALLGVRL; translated from the coding sequence ATGCAGTCGTGGTCGCGTCCCGTCATTCCCTCCGTCCCCGGCGAATCGTCACCACCCTGCCTGTTCGACACGGCTACGCAGTCGCTCGTGGAGGCGCGTCCGGGCGACGTCGCCCGCATCTACGTGTGCGGCATCACTCCGTACGATGCGACGCACATGGGCCACGCCGCCACGTATGTCGCGTATGACACGCTGCAGCGGGTGTGGCTCGACGCGGGCTATGACGTGCACTATGCACAGAACATCACCGACATCGACGACCCTCTGCTGGAGCGCGCGGCCGTGACGGGGGAGAACTGGCGCGAGCTCGCCGACTCCCAGATCGAGCTGTTCCGCGCGGACATGGAGAGCCTCGCGGTCATTCCGCCGGTTGACTACGTCGCCGTCACGGAGGTGATCGAGCCCATCGGGCGCGCGGTCAAGCGGATGCTGGAGAACGGCACTGCCTATACGGTGCCGACTCCCGAGAGCTCCGAGGGCGAAGACGTCTACTTCGACATCGCCGCGGCAGAGCGGCTGTCGCCGTGGACGCTCGGTGAGGAGAGCGGCCTCGACCGCGCTGTCATGGCGGAGCTCTTCGCCGAGCGCGGCGGAGACCCCGATCGTGACGGCAAGCGTGACAGTCTCGACCCGCTCGTCTGGCGAGCCGCCCGTGAGGGCGAACCGCGCTGGGAGTCCGCCGTGGGTGCCGGACGCCCAGGCTGGCACATCGAGTGCTCCGTCATCGCCCTGATGGAGCTCGGCAGCGACTTCACGGTGCAGGGCGGAGGCAGCGACCTCGTCTTCCCGCACCACGAGTTCAGCGCTGCGCACGCGGCGGCCCTGTCCGGCAAGCCGCTCGCTCGCGTCTACAACCACACGGGTATGGTCGCCTACCAGGGCGAGAAGATGTCGAAGTCGCTCGGGAATCTCGTGCGCGTGTCGCAACTGCGTGAAGAGGGCGTCGATCCTCGCGTGATCCGCCTTGCAATCCTCGCGCACCACTACCGCAGCGACTGGGAGTGGTTCGACAGCGTCCTCGACGCGTCCGTCGAGCGCCTGCAACGGTGGCAGGACGCGTTCGGAGCCTCGTCAACAGCGGGGCAGGACTCAGCGTCCGATGTCGTCGACGCTGTGCGCGCGGCCCTCCGCGGCGACCTCGACACTCCGACGGCGCTCGCGCTCATCGACGGTGCAGCGGAAGCGGGCGTGGACCACCCCGCGCTTATCGCAGACGCCGTCGAGGCGCTTCTCGGCGTGCGGCTGTAA
- a CDS encoding Sir2 family NAD-dependent protein deacetylase, with protein MPVVDDARLDAAVDALDGRRVAFLTGAGVSTDSGIPDYRGDGAPRRTPMTIQQFLADPLARKRYWAGSHRGWTMFDAAQPNEGHRAIAAFEAAGRSTGVVTQNVDALHLKAGTRRLVELHGTVHRVVCLRCGQVYARTDLAQRLDALNPWLDDPASVVINPDGDAEVTDTARFTVPECERCGGILKPEVVFFGEFVPSGIFRLAAEVVGRAEALVVAGSSLAVNSGIRIVELARRAGKPIVIVNRGSTKGDSRATVKLEAGTTTTLAALASRLLPFGARPPKG; from the coding sequence ATGCCCGTGGTCGACGATGCACGCCTCGACGCCGCGGTCGACGCGCTTGACGGGCGACGTGTCGCCTTCCTCACGGGCGCAGGGGTCAGCACGGATTCGGGAATTCCGGACTACCGCGGAGACGGCGCTCCACGCCGAACGCCAATGACGATCCAGCAGTTTCTCGCGGACCCGCTTGCGCGCAAGCGGTACTGGGCGGGCAGTCACCGTGGCTGGACGATGTTCGACGCTGCGCAGCCGAACGAGGGGCACCGGGCGATCGCGGCGTTCGAAGCGGCAGGGCGCTCCACCGGGGTCGTGACGCAGAACGTGGATGCGCTGCACTTGAAGGCCGGCACCCGACGCCTCGTCGAGCTGCACGGCACCGTGCACCGCGTCGTGTGTCTGCGGTGCGGACAGGTGTACGCACGCACAGATCTCGCGCAGCGGCTCGACGCGCTCAACCCGTGGCTCGACGACCCCGCGAGCGTTGTCATCAACCCGGACGGCGACGCGGAGGTCACGGACACCGCCCGTTTCACCGTGCCCGAGTGCGAGCGCTGCGGCGGCATCCTCAAGCCCGAAGTGGTCTTCTTCGGCGAGTTCGTGCCCTCCGGGATCTTCCGCCTCGCCGCGGAGGTCGTGGGACGGGCCGAGGCACTCGTGGTCGCGGGGTCCTCGCTCGCTGTGAACTCCGGCATCCGCATCGTCGAACTCGCCCGGCGTGCGGGCAAACCCATCGTGATCGTCAACCGCGGGAGCACGAAGGGCGACTCACGCGCGACGGTTAAACTGGAGGCAGGGACCACAACGACACTCGCGGCCCTCGCCTCCCGTCTTCTCCCGTTCGGGGCGCGGCCGCCGAAAGGCTAA
- a CDS encoding proteasome assembly chaperone family protein: MTDGQDFLSGRLLVVAFEGWNDAGDAATGAVRMLKDQLELVPLFEVDPELYFDFQFNRPVVSTDPDGRRRLTWPSARLYGPAHPIEAYEAGDIARDAELTISADNNDNVYLLVGTEPSRSWKAFSAELLDAALTHDVSAIIFLGAMLADVPHTRPISIFTSSENAEVRRALGIERSAYEGPVGVLSALADAADTLDIPTLSIWASVPHYVQHSPSPKAMLALIDKLEELIDVVIPRGELVEQAAEWERSIDTLASEDEEMAAYIRQLEAARDTVEAPEASGEAIAREFERYLRKSDGHRGPGTGPGSPDDPKRGPDPS; this comes from the coding sequence GTGACTGACGGACAGGACTTCTTGAGCGGCAGGCTCCTCGTGGTGGCGTTTGAAGGCTGGAACGACGCGGGCGACGCCGCAACGGGAGCCGTGCGCATGCTCAAGGACCAGCTCGAGCTCGTTCCCCTGTTCGAGGTGGATCCCGAGTTGTACTTTGATTTCCAGTTCAACCGACCCGTCGTATCGACGGACCCGGACGGCCGCCGCCGACTCACGTGGCCGAGCGCGCGTCTCTACGGTCCGGCCCATCCGATCGAAGCGTACGAAGCGGGCGACATCGCGCGCGACGCGGAGCTGACGATCAGCGCAGACAACAACGACAACGTGTACCTGCTCGTGGGCACCGAGCCGTCCCGCAGCTGGAAGGCCTTCTCGGCGGAGCTGCTCGACGCTGCTCTCACGCACGACGTGTCGGCGATAATCTTCCTCGGCGCCATGCTCGCCGATGTGCCGCACACCCGGCCGATCAGCATCTTCACGAGCAGCGAGAACGCCGAGGTGCGAAGGGCGCTCGGTATCGAGCGCAGCGCCTACGAGGGGCCTGTCGGAGTGCTCAGCGCGCTCGCCGACGCTGCTGACACGCTCGACATCCCGACGCTGTCGATCTGGGCGTCGGTTCCGCACTACGTGCAGCACTCCCCCTCGCCGAAGGCGATGCTGGCGCTCATCGACAAGCTCGAGGAGCTCATCGATGTCGTGATTCCGCGCGGTGAGCTGGTGGAGCAGGCCGCGGAATGGGAGCGGAGCATCGATACTCTCGCGTCCGAGGACGAGGAGATGGCGGCGTACATCCGTCAGCTCGAGGCCGCGCGCGACACGGTTGAGGCGCCGGAGGCCAGCGGAGAGGCGATCGCCCGCGAATTCGAGCGCTATCTGCGCAAGTCGGACGGACACCGCGGCCCGGGAACCGGTCCCGGCTCCCCCGACGACCCGAAGCGCGGACCCGACCCGAGCTGA